A stretch of Corallococcus silvisoli DNA encodes these proteins:
- the alaS gene encoding alanine--tRNA ligase, giving the protein MTRPGTAAPGPLVAYTHTMPSALTASQIREAFLQFFEERAHRRVASSSLVPVGDQTLLFTNAGMVQFKDVFTGREQRDYRRATSSQKCVRAGGKHNDLDNVGYTARHHTFFEMLGNFSFGDYFKADAIAYAWEFVTKTLGLDIHRLAVTVFNGENNIPWDEEAFELWAKQGVARDRILKLGYKDNFWAMGDTGPCGPCSEIHFHQGDDIPCVEEAAGRKCQGVACDCDRWLEIWNLVFMQFERKEKDAPLIPLPKPSIDTGAGLERIASVVQGKRSNYDTDLFQGILATVSALCGKPYAQETGASQRVVADHARATAFLVADGVQPSNVARGYVLRRIMRRAIRHGDTQLGIKEPFFFKVVDRVIELMGDAYPELREGRTFILEVAKHEEEGFRRTLDRGLKLMDEELSKLQASGQKLLSGEVVFLLHGTYGFPWDLTQIIARERGYDVDLEGFKKLQEQEAASQDFHAEKKPTGEIFQGILARTAPTQFLGYDGEGHEGEGNVLALVQDGVEVPQVSAGATVDVVLDRTPFYGESGGQLGDTGRIVAHGGKTVAQVKDAQRPVQGLIVHSVEVKEGTLKVGDMVQTSVDVERRKAIRANHSATHLLHKALKRVLGEHVKQAGSVVAPDFLRFDFSHFSPATQEQLEQVEDLVNTWVRDNADAQTRVMKLDEAKKSGAVAMFGEKYGDTVRVVTVHPESTELCGGTHVKRSGDIGLFKVTSESGIASGVRRIVAVTGVGALQFVREQEHELKKVAALLRTSPKEVALRVEATQKRVKELERKVEEVAVKAQTASQKDLMDQARDVNGMKVLATRVDPADDKVFRGMADQLRDRIGSGVIAIGGEKDGRAVILVALTKDLVAKGISAGNLVREMAKEVGGKGGGKPDMAQAGGPDADKLPVALEKLYELVKGASPA; this is encoded by the coding sequence ATGACCCGTCCAGGAACTGCTGCGCCCGGCCCTCTTGTGGCATATACCCACACCATGCCTTCCGCCCTCACCGCCTCCCAGATCCGCGAGGCGTTCCTCCAGTTCTTCGAGGAGCGCGCCCACCGCCGCGTGGCCTCGTCCTCGCTGGTGCCCGTCGGCGACCAGACCCTCCTGTTCACCAACGCCGGCATGGTCCAGTTCAAGGACGTGTTCACGGGCCGTGAGCAACGCGACTACCGCCGCGCGACGTCGTCCCAGAAGTGCGTACGCGCCGGTGGCAAGCACAACGACCTCGACAACGTGGGCTACACCGCCCGGCACCACACGTTCTTCGAGATGCTCGGCAACTTCTCCTTCGGCGACTACTTCAAGGCCGACGCCATCGCGTACGCCTGGGAGTTCGTGACGAAGACGCTCGGCCTGGACATCCACCGGCTCGCCGTCACCGTGTTCAACGGTGAGAACAACATCCCCTGGGACGAAGAGGCCTTCGAGCTCTGGGCGAAGCAGGGCGTGGCTCGCGACCGCATCCTGAAGCTCGGCTACAAGGACAACTTCTGGGCCATGGGCGACACCGGCCCCTGCGGCCCCTGCTCCGAAATCCACTTCCACCAGGGCGACGACATCCCCTGTGTCGAGGAGGCCGCCGGCAGGAAGTGCCAGGGCGTCGCGTGTGATTGCGACCGGTGGCTCGAGATCTGGAACCTCGTGTTCATGCAGTTCGAACGCAAGGAGAAGGACGCGCCCCTCATCCCCCTCCCCAAGCCGTCCATCGACACCGGCGCCGGCCTGGAGCGCATCGCCTCCGTCGTCCAGGGCAAGCGCTCCAACTACGACACCGACCTCTTCCAGGGCATCCTCGCCACCGTCAGCGCGCTGTGCGGCAAGCCCTACGCCCAGGAGACCGGCGCCTCGCAGCGCGTCGTCGCCGACCACGCCCGCGCCACCGCGTTCCTCGTGGCCGACGGCGTCCAGCCCTCCAACGTGGCGCGCGGCTACGTCCTGCGCCGCATCATGCGCCGGGCCATCCGCCACGGCGACACGCAGCTGGGCATCAAGGAGCCCTTCTTCTTCAAGGTCGTGGACCGCGTCATCGAGCTGATGGGCGACGCCTACCCCGAGCTGCGCGAAGGCCGCACCTTCATCCTGGAGGTCGCCAAGCACGAGGAGGAGGGCTTCCGCCGCACGCTCGACCGTGGCCTGAAGCTGATGGACGAGGAGCTGTCCAAGCTCCAGGCCTCCGGCCAGAAGCTCCTCTCCGGCGAGGTCGTCTTCCTGCTCCACGGCACCTACGGCTTCCCGTGGGACCTCACGCAGATCATCGCCCGCGAACGCGGCTACGACGTGGACCTGGAGGGCTTCAAGAAGCTCCAGGAGCAGGAGGCCGCGAGCCAGGACTTCCACGCGGAGAAGAAGCCCACCGGAGAGATCTTCCAGGGCATCCTCGCGCGCACCGCCCCCACCCAGTTCCTGGGCTACGACGGCGAGGGCCACGAGGGCGAAGGCAACGTGCTCGCGCTCGTGCAGGACGGCGTGGAGGTGCCCCAGGTGTCCGCGGGCGCCACGGTGGACGTGGTGCTGGACCGGACGCCCTTCTACGGCGAGTCCGGCGGCCAGCTGGGCGACACCGGCCGCATCGTCGCGCACGGCGGCAAGACCGTGGCGCAGGTGAAGGACGCGCAGCGCCCGGTGCAGGGGCTCATCGTCCACAGCGTGGAGGTGAAGGAAGGCACGCTGAAGGTCGGCGACATGGTGCAGACGTCCGTGGACGTGGAGCGCCGCAAGGCCATCCGCGCGAACCACTCCGCCACGCACCTGCTCCACAAGGCGCTCAAGCGCGTGCTGGGTGAGCACGTGAAGCAGGCGGGCTCCGTCGTCGCGCCGGACTTCCTGCGCTTCGACTTCTCGCACTTCTCCCCCGCCACCCAGGAGCAGTTGGAGCAGGTGGAGGACCTGGTCAACACGTGGGTGCGCGACAACGCGGATGCGCAGACGCGCGTCATGAAGCTGGACGAGGCGAAGAAGTCCGGCGCCGTGGCCATGTTCGGTGAGAAGTACGGCGACACGGTGCGCGTCGTCACCGTGCACCCGGAGTCCACGGAGCTGTGCGGCGGCACGCACGTGAAGCGCAGCGGCGACATCGGCCTGTTCAAGGTGACGAGCGAGAGCGGCATCGCGTCCGGCGTCCGTCGCATCGTCGCCGTCACCGGCGTGGGCGCGCTCCAGTTCGTGCGCGAGCAGGAGCACGAGCTCAAGAAGGTCGCGGCGCTCTTGCGCACGTCGCCCAAGGAGGTCGCCCTCCGCGTGGAGGCCACCCAGAAGCGCGTGAAGGAGCTGGAGCGCAAGGTGGAGGAGGTCGCGGTGAAGGCCCAGACGGCTTCGCAGAAGGACCTCATGGACCAGGCGCGCGACGTCAACGGCATGAAGGTGCTGGCGACGCGCGTGGACCCCGCGGACGACAAGGTGTTCCGCGGCATGGCGGATCAGCTGCGCGACCGCATCGGCTCCGGCGTGATTGCCATTGGCGGCGAGAAGGACGGCCGCGCCGTCATCCTGGTCGCGCTCACCAAGGACCTGGTGGCCAAGGGCATCAGCGCGGGCAACCTGGTGCGCGAGATGGCCAAGGAAGTGGGCGGCAAGGGCGGCGGCAAGCCCGACATGGCGCAGGCCGGCGGCCCTGACGCGGACAAGCTCCCCGTGGCGCTCGAGAAGCTCTACGAGCTGGTGAAGGGCGCGAGCCCGGCGTGA
- a CDS encoding serine O-acetyltransferase, producing MGPTALTFYRAAKRLQALQAPRLANVVAAVGDRFHHSHVDTQAALHPSVVLGYGGIGVIIASGVEIGENSFISQNVSLEPLPGVDGVPRVGSNVYIGVGAQVLGPVTIGDGATVGANALVLDDVAPGTTVAGIPARELKKRAPPTGT from the coding sequence ATGGGTCCGACGGCGCTGACCTTCTACCGGGCCGCGAAGCGGCTCCAGGCGCTCCAGGCGCCAAGGCTCGCGAACGTGGTGGCGGCGGTGGGAGACCGTTTCCATCACAGCCACGTGGACACACAGGCCGCGCTGCACCCCAGCGTGGTGCTGGGCTACGGAGGCATCGGCGTCATCATCGCGTCGGGGGTGGAGATTGGAGAGAACAGCTTCATCTCCCAGAACGTGAGCCTGGAGCCGCTGCCCGGAGTCGATGGAGTGCCCCGCGTGGGCAGCAACGTCTACATCGGAGTCGGAGCGCAGGTGCTGGGCCCGGTGACGATTGGAGACGGAGCGACGGTCGGAGCCAACGCCCTCGTGCTGGATGACGTGGCTCCGGGAACCACCGTGGCCGGGATTCCAGCCCGGGAGCTGAAGAAGCGAGCGCCGCCCACGGGGACGTGA
- a CDS encoding RHS repeat-associated core domain-containing protein has product MARLVWESTGPTTGYFVLHKPGEGRFFFEAIWSPTGSAASPETRYFLTRIEDTQHAAPGGLARTRATLSYANPSGLTCPGLGAGPTAGVPFLYEVSSAEGTRLRFTYKKLPSARPEVGEECVLSKVSLVGVTGATTSLVEYTYSPTGTVTEVGGRLAQAYWPERQGLTEKYEYRETDGSPAWKVSRGGSPQTRHLYQSGYVTYDSESLTGWFEANVRMNDRSTMPCDSSSSPECLESIMSTVEKYSFRGDASPYGSYESLRYVQERTTFSKAPRVKSIGVGCTGSTCTRMQEYVWSTLSNGATVNRAKKDWNGAWTARDWVVPAGGTATTLPELRSVSVGATAADGTGALETTRYSYAESTAGAGVVLGERLRVEEKRVSLLQGGADTVQRNVYDPLTNRLQAVIRSGYTEGLGSGGSTPVPVLKHKATFYLTRQVCSGGTTDDALGRVLEIHGPCWADGPSATDCSATLNSTIPITQYEYWSAGTGTPDANRLKKVIRYPQVTSVTGCTGQPSLQTQYAEYDVRGNPKRVTDPNGVETVYAYEEDRVTSITTQGLTWEYAYDNGMMTAIHFPRGDYERFCYRGSSFGYCTGAWMGKLSMRVKQAVLNSSRWSEMVNYEYRADRKLSKELFQSNEVGDVARRMRTFEADTNGNPAREQVGGRNDGNSAWYIRPKLFDGASRLVGVGLAYNSPPALCGGVATDGRPVSPLCNAMSYDRADRLTGVDEYPEIGTRSNASRTCMTYDAHGNMTNVRTGCPATGSGGDCSTCTQPESIYRYDDFGQLVAVKLPWQGGDGWTRYTYDAGGNLLAKQTPQMVADGEHLAYAYDSMGRRLSATRLVGGASPLTETLYTLGYDTSAAPDATCPQPVNTKGRMLFRNDSFGQTWLSYDAWGRVTKEIRVRRSTGGTFTCPSDTPASTLHTTYAYSTSGDLLSVTYPYGHRVTYGYRIYPYTTVPSDRVETVKVERWNGTGWTSLANVSEILWEPYGDLRSYRITSPGAPNSLYVEYSLGNNAVVPPTAPCTESAPPYSEYTGRHRSVWVSSTGFSWAGGTGNVYRRTYTWKGDEIIQEDTCLLGGPTPTTVKYEYDGLGRLKSASRPAGNVAAVGGTISSRSYGFDGRGNRVSQVEDGVSLSLTHGTGALVDRLERRKGSAVGAMLDFQYLYDLDGRTTEKRWVEVAGTPVYRLAFNHGPSVGGASETVFRSVDVNGSTYEYFYDAMNRRRLKRYPSTAEDEFFYDLDHALLVDRGNPSVLPPVGGFTQYVDDSYVWLGKHPIMIVRGQLTSGMARVASPVGGCDRNGEIAACGVYFPVTDALGKVIVMFDAAAKVAGAADYEPSGHVNRVSLYQESLHPLPGSDGGAAQESLLAEMIQPVVEDGGVVIRERALFHLLDTGSIAHVEVRNQSDGGVLAGMLTAMAEGRVWSPWVEPAQGKSSAVLVTTGPTQTQPSTGVVAEGYEYQRYQQGGQPYWGPVRFPGQYHDVETDLFENWNRYYDPGIGRYLQSEPVASIGARAASWPAYGYAKSNPIRKSDPTGLYSLAGAPEDVCPNWPQAVRRARQAAGCEVGAQKCGCPGKVPQKICEILADGFPISAFIVDVPGTSMTRHGGIPFPLGDPPRHGGNNLGFTSTVGPRGSETEYGIGPVLVWSEFRHSLCFSGHYEDKLRLAQALLHESFHAYVHFYVPSPGMPSPDPRTHPEYPSWMRDNAVIDWGYAAGLASECFDG; this is encoded by the coding sequence TTGGCGCGCTTGGTGTGGGAGAGCACCGGCCCGACCACTGGCTACTTCGTCCTTCACAAGCCCGGCGAGGGACGCTTCTTCTTTGAAGCCATCTGGAGTCCGACGGGTAGCGCCGCTTCGCCCGAAACGCGCTACTTCTTGACGCGAATCGAGGACACCCAGCATGCCGCTCCGGGCGGTCTGGCTCGTACCCGCGCGACCTTGAGCTACGCCAATCCGTCCGGCCTGACATGTCCGGGGTTGGGGGCCGGCCCGACGGCAGGTGTTCCCTTTCTCTATGAGGTCAGCTCCGCTGAGGGCACCCGCTTGCGCTTCACCTACAAGAAACTGCCAAGCGCGCGGCCGGAGGTCGGTGAAGAGTGCGTACTCTCCAAGGTCTCACTGGTGGGGGTGACCGGTGCGACGACTTCGCTCGTTGAATACACCTATTCCCCTACGGGAACGGTCACCGAGGTGGGCGGCCGGCTGGCACAGGCCTACTGGCCCGAGCGTCAGGGATTGACCGAAAAGTACGAGTATCGGGAGACGGATGGCAGCCCCGCCTGGAAGGTCAGTCGTGGAGGCTCGCCCCAGACCCGGCATCTCTACCAGAGCGGATACGTCACCTACGACTCCGAGTCCCTGACGGGCTGGTTCGAAGCAAATGTGAGGATGAACGATCGTTCCACCATGCCATGTGACTCCAGCTCATCGCCGGAGTGCCTTGAGAGCATCATGAGCACGGTGGAGAAATACAGCTTTCGGGGGGATGCCAGTCCGTACGGGAGCTACGAATCGCTGCGCTATGTCCAGGAGCGAACGACCTTCTCGAAAGCACCGCGCGTCAAGAGCATCGGGGTTGGATGCACGGGTTCGACCTGCACCCGGATGCAAGAGTATGTCTGGAGCACTCTTTCCAACGGTGCGACCGTCAATCGGGCAAAGAAGGATTGGAACGGCGCCTGGACGGCTCGCGACTGGGTGGTTCCTGCGGGAGGCACCGCGACCACGCTGCCGGAGCTCCGCTCTGTTTCGGTGGGGGCAACTGCTGCTGACGGTACCGGGGCCCTGGAGACCACGCGCTACAGCTATGCGGAGAGCACTGCCGGCGCCGGAGTCGTCCTGGGAGAGCGCCTTCGCGTCGAGGAGAAGCGGGTATCCCTCCTCCAAGGCGGCGCTGACACCGTCCAGCGCAATGTGTATGACCCATTGACCAACCGGCTCCAGGCGGTGATCCGCAGTGGCTACACAGAGGGGCTCGGCTCGGGGGGCTCGACCCCGGTTCCGGTGCTGAAGCACAAGGCGACATTCTACCTGACACGGCAGGTGTGCTCGGGTGGCACCACGGATGATGCATTGGGGCGGGTGCTGGAGATTCATGGCCCATGCTGGGCGGATGGGCCGTCAGCGACGGATTGCTCGGCAACCCTCAACTCGACGATTCCCATCACACAGTATGAGTACTGGTCCGCGGGGACGGGCACGCCCGATGCCAACCGGCTGAAGAAGGTCATCCGCTATCCACAAGTGACATCCGTGACTGGATGCACAGGACAGCCATCACTGCAGACCCAGTACGCGGAATACGACGTGCGGGGAAACCCGAAGAGGGTCACGGATCCCAATGGAGTCGAAACGGTCTATGCCTATGAGGAAGATCGCGTCACTTCCATCACGACCCAGGGATTGACCTGGGAGTATGCGTATGACAACGGGATGATGACGGCCATTCACTTCCCCAGAGGAGACTACGAGCGGTTCTGTTATCGCGGCTCGAGCTTCGGATACTGCACGGGCGCCTGGATGGGGAAACTCTCCATGCGGGTCAAACAGGCGGTCCTGAACAGCTCTCGCTGGAGTGAAATGGTCAACTACGAGTATCGCGCGGACCGGAAACTCTCCAAGGAGCTGTTCCAGTCGAATGAAGTCGGTGACGTAGCCCGCCGGATGCGGACCTTCGAAGCGGATACGAACGGAAACCCAGCGCGCGAGCAGGTGGGGGGCAGGAATGATGGGAACTCTGCCTGGTATATCCGTCCCAAGCTATTTGACGGAGCGAGCCGACTGGTGGGCGTTGGACTTGCCTACAATTCGCCGCCGGCGCTGTGTGGCGGCGTGGCGACGGATGGACGGCCGGTCTCTCCGCTCTGTAATGCGATGAGCTACGACCGGGCGGACCGGTTGACTGGCGTTGATGAGTACCCGGAGATCGGGACGCGCAGCAATGCATCGCGAACGTGCATGACCTATGACGCGCACGGAAACATGACGAACGTGCGGACGGGCTGTCCGGCGACGGGCTCGGGGGGCGATTGTTCTACTTGTACTCAGCCTGAGTCCATCTACCGCTATGATGACTTCGGGCAGCTTGTCGCGGTCAAGCTGCCCTGGCAGGGAGGTGATGGCTGGACGCGATACACCTATGATGCCGGTGGCAATCTCCTTGCGAAGCAGACACCGCAGATGGTCGCGGACGGGGAGCATCTTGCATATGCCTATGATTCGATGGGCCGGCGTCTGTCCGCCACCCGGCTCGTTGGTGGCGCTTCTCCGCTCACGGAAACGCTCTACACGCTCGGGTATGATACCTCTGCGGCTCCTGATGCAACCTGTCCGCAGCCCGTCAATACGAAGGGACGGATGCTCTTCCGTAACGACTCCTTCGGGCAGACATGGCTGTCGTACGATGCGTGGGGACGGGTGACAAAGGAGATCCGGGTGCGGCGCTCCACGGGGGGGACCTTCACCTGCCCGAGCGACACTCCGGCCAGCACCCTTCACACAACCTACGCCTATTCGACGTCCGGGGACCTGTTGTCGGTGACATACCCCTACGGGCACCGCGTGACGTATGGGTATCGAATCTATCCTTACACCACCGTGCCTTCGGATCGTGTTGAGACCGTAAAAGTTGAGCGATGGAATGGGACGGGATGGACATCGCTTGCCAATGTCTCAGAGATTCTCTGGGAGCCCTATGGGGATCTCCGGTCCTACCGGATTACTTCACCTGGGGCCCCGAACTCCCTGTATGTGGAATACTCGCTAGGCAACAATGCGGTTGTTCCGCCCACGGCCCCGTGCACGGAGAGTGCGCCTCCCTACTCGGAGTACACGGGACGGCATCGCAGTGTCTGGGTTTCGTCGACGGGGTTTTCCTGGGCAGGTGGTACGGGCAACGTGTATCGCCGCACCTACACCTGGAAGGGTGACGAGATCATCCAGGAAGATACGTGTCTGCTGGGCGGTCCGACTCCGACGACCGTGAAGTATGAGTATGACGGGCTCGGGCGGCTCAAGAGCGCAAGTCGCCCCGCTGGCAATGTCGCTGCCGTGGGTGGCACCATCAGTTCCCGGAGCTATGGGTTTGATGGGCGTGGGAATCGGGTCAGTCAGGTCGAGGATGGAGTTTCGCTGAGCTTGACTCATGGCACGGGCGCTCTGGTGGATCGACTTGAGCGCAGGAAGGGGAGTGCCGTTGGGGCGATGCTGGACTTCCAGTACCTGTATGACCTGGACGGTCGCACGACGGAGAAGCGTTGGGTGGAGGTGGCGGGAACGCCTGTGTACCGGCTGGCGTTCAACCATGGTCCTTCCGTGGGAGGAGCTTCTGAGACGGTGTTCCGCTCAGTCGATGTCAACGGGAGCACCTATGAGTACTTCTACGATGCGATGAACAGGCGGAGACTCAAGCGCTATCCGAGCACTGCGGAAGACGAGTTCTTCTACGACCTGGATCACGCGCTGTTGGTGGACCGGGGCAATCCGTCGGTATTGCCGCCAGTGGGTGGATTTACCCAGTACGTGGATGACAGCTATGTGTGGCTGGGTAAGCACCCCATCATGATTGTGCGAGGACAACTGACGTCAGGGATGGCACGGGTCGCGAGCCCGGTGGGGGGATGTGACCGAAATGGCGAGATTGCGGCATGTGGTGTGTATTTCCCTGTGACGGATGCGCTGGGTAAGGTGATTGTGATGTTCGATGCTGCCGCCAAAGTGGCCGGCGCTGCGGACTACGAGCCGTCCGGTCATGTCAACCGGGTATCGCTGTATCAAGAATCACTCCACCCGCTCCCTGGGTCGGATGGAGGGGCCGCCCAGGAGAGCCTTCTGGCGGAGATGATTCAGCCAGTGGTCGAGGATGGCGGTGTGGTGATTCGTGAGCGTGCGCTGTTTCACTTGCTAGATACCGGTAGTATTGCCCATGTGGAGGTGCGTAATCAATCGGATGGCGGGGTCTTGGCTGGAATGCTGACTGCCATGGCAGAGGGGCGAGTATGGTCGCCCTGGGTAGAGCCTGCGCAGGGGAAATCTTCGGCGGTCCTGGTGACAACGGGTCCTACGCAGACTCAGCCTTCGACAGGTGTTGTCGCGGAAGGATACGAGTACCAGCGGTATCAGCAAGGTGGCCAGCCCTACTGGGGGCCAGTGCGGTTTCCGGGGCAATATCATGATGTGGAGACGGATTTGTTTGAGAACTGGAATCGGTATTATGATCCAGGCATTGGGCGGTACTTGCAGTCAGAGCCGGTAGCCTCGATTGGCGCGAGAGCTGCGTCTTGGCCTGCGTATGGCTACGCGAAGAGCAATCCGATCCGGAAATCTGACCCCACGGGGCTCTACTCGCTCGCTGGCGCCCCTGAAGATGTGTGCCCCAACTGGCCTCAAGCGGTCCGACGTGCAAGGCAGGCAGCTGGTTGCGAAGTTGGAGCACAAAAGTGTGGATGCCCTGGAAAAGTGCCCCAGAAGATTTGTGAAATACTGGCGGATGGATTTCCAATCTCGGCGTTTATTGTTGATGTTCCCGGGACGTCAATGACTCGCCACGGTGGAATTCCTTTTCCTTTGGGGGACCCGCCCAGGCATGGCGGCAACAATCTAGGCTTTACGTCTACTGTGGGCCCCAGGGGGTCGGAGACGGAATATGGTATTGGTCCTGTTCTTGTCTGGAGCGAGTTCCGTCACTCATTGTGCTTCTCAGGTCATTATGAGGATAAATTACGGCTGGCGCAGGCGCTGCTTCACGAATCGTTTCATGCTTATGTGCATTTTTATGTGCCATCCCCAGGGATGCCTTCCCCTGATCCCCGGACGCATCCCGAATATCCTAGTTGGATGAGGGATAATGCGGTAATTGATTGGGGCTATGCGGCAGGCTTGGCGAGTGAGTGTTTTGATGGGTAA
- a CDS encoding GNAT family N-acetyltransferase has translation MEESPIPDAVLGERVPSLSREHVAEEEPAWKPVPRGARGRTEPLRVAEVRDLEGFDALAAEWNALVMRADDQVFYRHEFVRCWLQSFAPEASLRILTARSGEGRLVAVLGLQEEQGHQYGVPVRQLTSLTNKHSCRFDLVAEEPKRAAVAFLSHLMSDPSWEVLRLSDVPEGGAAWALVNAARGAGMPWGAWPSARSPYLALPPTAEVWTKGRSNAKPLRRRRKRLEERGRVEVERVSGREGLEAKLEEAFALEQSGWKAQVGTAIGQAEARRGFYTALARTAAERGWLGLYFLRLGARPIAFQYGLAYGSRYLAMKPGYDETLGEVSPGHLLTESLVRDCIARGLSELDLLGDDAPYKREWAHEVRQHHWLFIYRDTWVGQTLQRSKFHWAPAAKRMVGRWVRRR, from the coding sequence ATGGAGGAGAGTCCCATCCCGGACGCGGTGCTCGGGGAGCGCGTCCCCTCGCTCTCCCGCGAACATGTCGCGGAGGAGGAGCCCGCGTGGAAGCCGGTGCCGCGCGGAGCCAGAGGGCGAACGGAGCCCCTGCGGGTAGCGGAGGTGCGGGACCTGGAGGGCTTCGACGCGCTGGCGGCGGAGTGGAACGCGCTGGTGATGCGCGCGGATGATCAAGTCTTCTACCGACACGAATTCGTGCGCTGCTGGCTCCAGAGCTTCGCCCCTGAAGCCTCGCTGCGGATCCTCACGGCGAGGAGCGGCGAGGGAAGACTGGTGGCGGTGCTGGGACTCCAGGAGGAACAGGGCCACCAGTACGGGGTCCCCGTGAGGCAGCTGACGTCACTGACGAACAAGCACTCCTGCCGCTTCGACCTGGTGGCGGAGGAGCCGAAGCGAGCCGCGGTGGCATTCCTCTCGCACTTGATGAGCGACCCCAGCTGGGAGGTGCTTCGGCTGTCGGACGTGCCGGAGGGGGGCGCGGCGTGGGCGCTGGTGAACGCGGCGAGAGGCGCCGGAATGCCTTGGGGCGCGTGGCCGAGCGCGCGTTCACCGTACCTGGCGCTACCGCCGACGGCGGAGGTCTGGACGAAGGGCCGGAGCAACGCGAAGCCGCTGCGCCGGAGGAGGAAGCGCCTGGAGGAGAGGGGCCGCGTGGAGGTGGAGCGCGTGTCCGGGCGAGAGGGTTTGGAGGCGAAGCTGGAAGAGGCCTTCGCGCTGGAGCAGAGCGGTTGGAAGGCCCAGGTGGGAACAGCGATTGGGCAGGCGGAAGCCCGGCGAGGCTTCTACACGGCGCTGGCGCGGACGGCGGCCGAACGAGGCTGGCTGGGGTTGTATTTCCTGCGTTTGGGCGCGAGACCCATCGCCTTCCAGTACGGGCTGGCGTACGGAAGTCGATATCTGGCGATGAAACCTGGATACGACGAAACGTTGGGTGAGGTCAGTCCGGGGCATCTTTTGACCGAGAGCCTGGTCCGCGATTGCATCGCGAGAGGACTGAGCGAGCTGGATTTATTGGGGGATGACGCCCCCTACAAACGCGAGTGGGCACACGAGGTACGGCAGCACCACTGGTTGTTCATCTACCGGGACACGTGGGTAGGACAGACGCTTCAGCGGTCGAAGTTCCACTGGGCACCAGCAGCGAAAAGGATGGTGGGCAGATGGGTCCGACGGCGCTGA